The genomic DNA TATAGTTTATCGTTCTCATTGTAGGTTATTATTGTATCCCAATTGTAAGAAAGCGTTTTGGTAGAATTAAGCATCCTTTCCATATCTGAGATAGGAACTCGATTTTTTAATCTACCTGTAAAATGATTTTCGTGGCTTTCATTTTTTGAATGAAACTGATTTCCATAAACATCATTTTTACTACCGGGGAGTTCAATCCCTACTAAATTTTGTGCATTTGCATTAAATACAAACAATAACAGCATCAATACTGTTATAAAAAAACAATTCTTTTTCATAATTAAATAATTTTAGTGTGAATATTTGAGTACCAAAAATACAAAAATTTTTTGAAATACAAATTTTTTTTTAAGATAAAAATACATGACAGTACATGACAGTGTATATGATAAATTACTTTGGCTACTTAGCAAGTTCAATAAAGAAGAAGTTGAGATAGTCTCAGATGATTCTGGTTTTATTGCTACTCAGAAATACTTACAAAAGGAAATAGAGGAAATTAAATCAGGAGAGGCTGTTTTTTATTCTCAGGAAGAATTGGATAAAAGATTGGATAAGGAAATCTGATAATATGAAGATAGTATATAAAGAATCTTTTATTAATCGGCTTAAGAATCAATTAGAATATATAATGACACAATTGAGGTTTTTGGTTTAGTATAAGCCTTTAATTCCAGCTATTTATGATGTTTTTTTTGAAATAAATTTTGTTCGGTTTAACAACTCAAATACGCAAATTTTCCTCAAAATTTCGTTTCAAGATTTCTTTGTACTTTTGCAGGCTTTTAAAATAAGAATAATTATGAGTCAGATTAGACCACAAGGTTTTAGAATTTTGCCTCCGGTAGTAAAAAATTTATTAATAATAAATGGAATATTTTTTCTTGCAACAATTGCATTAGGAAAATATGACTATGACCTCGCTGATATTTTGGGACTTCATTATTTTGGATCAGAAAAATTTAAACCATATCAGCTTATAACCTATATGTTTATGCATGGTGGTTTTTCTCATATTTTCTTTAATATGTTTGCATTATGGATGTTTGGTAATGCTATTGAAAATATTTGGGGAGCTAAGCGATTTTTAATTTATTATTTGATAACAGGTTTTGGTGCTGCACTTTTGCATTACGGAATTTTTTATCTTGAAAACAGAGCTTTAATTGAAGCATTTAACAATTATATTGCAAATCCTTATGTTGAAGAAACCCAAAGAAATTTGGTAGCTTTGATAAATCCGATTTTAAATCATCCTGTTTCAGTTGATGAGTTAAATATTGAATTTGTAGAAAGAATAAAAATGAGTTTTTTAAATCAACCTGTTGTTATTGGTGCTTCAGGGGCAGTATTTGGGATTTTGCTTGCTTTTGGAATGATGTTTCCAAATAGTCTGCTTTATTTATATTTCGCTATTCCTATTAAGGCAAAATATTTTGTAATTTTTTATGGCTTAGCTGAATTATGGTTTGGAGTTTCTAATATGGGTAGTGGAAATATTGCACATTTTGCTCATGTGGGAGGAATGATATTTGGATTTTTACTTTTAAAATATTGGAACATAAAAAGATTGAATTAATATAAAAATGAATAAAAATAAAGCTGAGATACTAATAGTTGATGACGAGAATGATATAAGAGAGAGTTTAAAAGACATTCTTGAAGATGAAGGATACAAAACCGATGAAGCTTCAGATGGGGAAATAGCTCTTGAGATGATAAAAAAGAAAAAGTATGACCTTGTACTTTGTGATATAAAAATGCCAAAAATGGATGGGATTGAAGTTCTTGAAAAATCAATGGAATTTAATCCTGAGGTAACTTTTATTATGATTTCCGGTCATGGGAATATTGAGATTGCTGTTGAAGCAACAAAAAAAGGTGCTT from Bacteroidota bacterium includes the following:
- a CDS encoding tRNA pseudouridine synthase A; translated protein: MTVHDSVYDKLLWLLSKFNKEEVEIVSDDSGFIATQKYLQKEIEEIKSGEAVFYSQEELDKRLDKEI
- a CDS encoding rhomboid family intramembrane serine protease, with translation MSQIRPQGFRILPPVVKNLLIINGIFFLATIALGKYDYDLADILGLHYFGSEKFKPYQLITYMFMHGGFSHIFFNMFALWMFGNAIENIWGAKRFLIYYLITGFGAALLHYGIFYLENRALIEAFNNYIANPYVEETQRNLVALINPILNHPVSVDELNIEFVERIKMSFLNQPVVIGASGAVFGILLAFGMMFPNSLLYLYFAIPIKAKYFVIFYGLAELWFGVSNMGSGNIAHFAHVGGMIFGFLLLKYWNIKRLN